The following proteins come from a genomic window of Megalobrama amblycephala isolate DHTTF-2021 linkage group LG1, ASM1881202v1, whole genome shotgun sequence:
- the LOC125244979 gene encoding N-lysine methyltransferase KMT5A-A-like, giving the protein MDHSYYHYWRRLQYKLRVQYILEQSTGRTSQNPLASHIQRAIAKENAWTSNMPSVDSVLLAWVPCHESLAAENDPVIIASVVQQNSKGLAIKSFEWKGKGVTATMEFKRNQVVCDYHGEVVSKQEGERRLETLTGEPSYLFFFNGKTYGRRMNHSRNKNNVRPQRVSLKFLDGPRECVLFFALWDIAVSEELLWDYGVRRSSFQGEGWDLSWLDD; this is encoded by the exons ATGGACCACAGCTACTACCACTACTGGAGGAGGCTTCAGTACAAGCTGCGGGTACAGTATATTCTCG AGCAGTCAACTGGCAGGACCAGCCAAAATCCCCTGGCATCTCACATCCAGCGTGCCATTGCCAAGGAGAATGCGTGGACTTCCAACATGCCCTCCGTGGACAGTGTTCTGCTGGCGTGGGTGCCCTGCCATGAGTCATTGGCTGCAGAGAATGATCCTGTGATCATTGCCTCCGTGGTCCAGCAGAATTCAAAAGGGCTGGCCATTAAGAGCTTTGAGTGGAAAGGTAAAG GGGTCACTGCCACCATGGAGTTCAAGAGGAACCAGGTAGTGTGTGACTACCACGGTGAAGTGGTCTCCAAGCAGGAAGGGGAGCGGAGGCTGGAGACCCTCACCGGGGAGCCGTCATACCTGTTTTTCTTTAATGGCAAGACTTATGGGAGGAGGATGAACCATTCCCGCAACAAAAACAATGTGCGGCCTCAGAGAGTTTCTTTAAAATTTCTGGATGGTCCCAGGGAATGCGTTCTCTTCTTCGCTCTGTGGGACATTGCCGTCAGTGAGGAGCTCCTGTGGGATTACGGGGTTCGCAGATCATCATTCCAAGGAGAAGGGTGGGATCTTTCTTGGCTTGATGACTGA